The Lutra lutra chromosome 16, mLutLut1.2, whole genome shotgun sequence genome segment tatttgacagagatcacaagtaggcagagtcaggcagaggggaagggggaggcaggctccccgctgagcagagagcccgatgcggggctccctcccaggaccctgggatcacgacctcagaggcagacgcttaaggactgagccacccaggtgccccttgttctCCCCTCGACCCCGAAGTTCTTGTCTGTTGTCAAGACTACGTGCTCTGGAGTGACACCGCTCCAAACCATGACAAGCTCATCAGCGTCAGGGGACCGTCCATTTGTTCGCTCTGTCCCCGTCAGCAGAACAAAACCAGGCCCCGATAGGCAGGCATCTAAGTGCGGGTCAAATCCAAGATACAATAACCTCCTCTACCAGGCCCCAAATCCCGGTCTGTAAGGTTGGGGTTGTGGCACTGACAAACGCCGGGAGACAGGGCAGCAGCCATGAAGCGAGCAGAAGGGACTTGCTTGCAAATACCGGCCATTCATCTGCTGGACCGCCAGGCCAGGGCCCCTCGGACGCTGGGGCGGACACGTTCACGGCCTTTCTGTGCGGAAGGCCCAGCTCCCGACAAGGCCCCCGTGAAGACAGACATCACAGCGGAGACAACCACCCTTGCCTGGGGCCGGCTCCTCTGGCGGGGAGAGCCCTGCACGGGAGGCCAGAAAGCGCCCTCACAAGCCCCCTCCCGGCCGCGCGAGGGCCCTTCTCTCGGGGCGCGCTCCGGGGACGGCGATGTCACACGGCCGACGCCGCTGCGTGCGGGCGCTTCGCCGCTGCCCACCGAGCCGTGAGGCTGGCAACGAGTCCTGGGGCTAGCGGCGGGGCCTCTCGGGCGGGGAAGCGAGCGCGAGGGCCGTTCGGGCGTGTTCGCAGGGAGGGCGGCCGGGGGAGCAGAGCGGCGCGGCTGGGAGGAGGGACACGCTGGGCGGCCGCGACCACCGCCCGCAGCACCGGGATTTCCGCTCTGCAGAAGCCGCCGCCAGCCGAGCCGGGACGCGCGGACCGAGCACGGGGGTCCCGTGGGCGCTGGTGGCGGCTCCGTCCCGGCGGGCGCGTCCCGCTTGTGCTCGGCGGCGGCCGCGTCCCCGGTTCCGGACCCGCTGGCGCACGGCCCGGCCTCCCCCGCTTCCTCGCCCGCCTTTCGGCCCCAGCACGTCCGGGCTCGGTCTTCCCCACGCCTCCTCGGCGCCCCGACCCGCTGCCGCCGTCGCTGCCTCCGCCGGGCCCGCCCCGACCCGCCGAGCTCCACGTGCCGCCGTCCGCTTCCTTAGCCGCGGTCCCTGACAGGCACCGCCCGAACCTCACGCACACCGGAAGTTGCGTTAGCCCAGCTTCCGGCTTGCGGAGCTACGGTGGTGGGTGGGGTGTCAGTTACGGACAGGCCGTCCAATCAAAATGCAACACGAGGGGTTTCAGAGGCGCAGGCGCAGCCCCGCCCCTCACCTGAGAACTCCGCCCCACTGCCACGTTCGACGAGGGATCGCGCGGGCGTGCGCGCATCTCCCAGCCAATCAGGAGCCACAGAGCCCGGGTCCCCACAGGCAGCACCCACGGAAGGTGTAGGAGAAAGCCACCAGTCACAAGTCGAGGAAGAGAAAGTTCTCCACCGGAAGCCAATGAGAAGCCCGGGAAGAGTGCGAGCGCGAGCTCCTCGACCAATCCcgggagagagggagggcggCCTCCACGGCGATTCCGAATCCGGGGTCGGGGGCCAGTGCAGGTAGCCAGTCCGAGGGCTTCGAAGGCGGGCCCCGACGCCCACCAGCCAatcgggcgcgggcgcgggcgggcgCGCGCTCGGCGGCGTTCGGGCTTATAGGGGCGGGGCGGCCGGCGCGCGCTCTCGTGGCCTCGCTGTCCCGGCGGCGCCGACTGAAGCGCCGCGCCCGCTGCCGACATGCTGCGCCGCGCTCTGCTCTGTCTGGCCCTGGCCGTGCTGATGCGCGCGGGCGCCGCTGCCCCGGAGGAGGAGGACCACGTCCTGGTGCTCAACAAGGGCAACTTCGAGGAGGCGCTGGCGGCCCACAAGTACCTGCTGGTGGAGTTCTGTGAGTGccgcgggccgggccgggcctgGCCGCCGCGGGGCGGGCACGGGGGTCGGGAGCCGGGGTCAGGCGGGCAGGCGGGCAGGCGGCGCTCCGGGgcgcccgcccccacccccggccgcACGGGCCGCCGCCCCTCGACAGCCTGGGGAGCTGCTGTCAGTCCTGGGGCCGCCCCTCCTGCCCGAGCCGGACTCCGCGGGTGACGGCAGGTCCACGGCCAGCTCGTGCCTTTGTGCCCGTGTCCGCGTGGCAGGTCCCTCCGTGGGACAGTAGAGCGGGGGACCCCTGTGAGCCGCCGCAATTACAAAGGGGCTCTCGGAGGGCAGCCCCCCGCCTGCCCCGGGCTGGCCCAGGGCGCGCGCCCCTGCGGGCACTGCCTTGCAGCGTGCTGTCCACCCGCACCCAGCACCCGTGTGCGTGTAAGTGTTGACGCGGCCGGGCTGGAATCTCGAGCCCCGCGGGGCTGCCGGCCTCAGCGGAGAGGCAGCTCTGCTGCCCCGGTGCACGAGCCTCTGCTAAGCACGAGCGTCCGGGCCGCTGTGCACAGGTGCGGCTCGCACTGGCGACCAGCTCTTAGCCTCCCTGGGTTCCCCGAGGGCAGTGCCAGGGACATGGCTGCCCATGCTGCCCGCAGTGATGGGAGGGTCCCCGTCGCTAGAGTCTGTCCAGTGCTGACCAGCGGAGCAGGGGGGCCGGTGCGGTTTGTCGTTCTGGCCTCTGTCCCAATACTGCTCCCGAGCCCCGAGCTATCAGCCCAGCCGTGAGTGTTCCCGGGGTTATCTGGGTGAGCAGATAAGATTTTCACGGAAGGAAGTACggaggagaaggtgggggaagcACTTGGGCAGTGCCACTCTCTAGCACCCCACTTTCTTTTTCAGATGCCCCTTGGTGCGGCCACTGCAAGGCTCTGGCCCCCGAGTACGCCAAAGCCGCTgggaagctgaaggcagaaggttCGGAGATCAGGCTGGCCAAGGTCGATGCCACGGAAGAGTCTGATCTGGCCCAGCAGTATGGTGTCCGTGGCTACCCTACCATCAAGTTCTTCAAGAACGGGGACACAGCTGCTCCCAGGGAGTACACAGGTGTGACTGCCACGCTGCCCCAGAACGTGGAGCGTAGCTGAGGGGCgggaggggagcctgctctccgTCCAGTTCTGCCTCTCAGGCCCTTGTGAGGAGTGTCCAGCCGTCCCTGCAGCGTCTCTCTGGCGGAGAGGGACAGCCTTCAGGGCTGGTGAGCTGATGGCTGAGGCGTCCCGAGACTGAccggggaggagaggaaggctgGGGCCCTTGGGACCACACAGAGGAGCAAGTGTAGTGACCGCTAACTCGGGTGTTCCAGCCGCCAAGCCGAATGCTGCCAGGGACAGGCCGGCATCAGGCACCTGTCACAGCCGAGCCTTGTGCGGCGTGAGCCCTTGTGGCTGCCTCGGGGGCTGGGCCCCTGTGGCCTGGTAGGTACTGATGAGAGGAGAGACTTTTGTCTCTAGAACCGGTTCTGTGGCTCTGCTGTCGGAAAGCTCTGGAGGAGCCTCGTTAATCCTGACGCCAGCGACTCTGGGCTCCTTCCTGTGCTGCTGTTTACGGTTCCGGTGTTCGCTTTTGGAACAGGAAGCGCACACTTCTACGATCCATCACTGACGCGTAGCTTTGGCGAATGAGACTGCCACTCCTAATCCCACCTGTACCGGTGACTCAGCCTTGAGCCACCACTTAGCAGAACCCTTTCTCGGTGCGAGCTCCCACAGCCTTTCTCAGGTCGGACCAGGCAGCTGAGCTGGGGCGGGGAGCGAGTGGCCTCGGGCTCAGAGGGCGCGGGCTTCTAGCTGTCCATCTTGTCGGCCCTGGGTGGCACGCAGATGCACCATCGCCCTGCCCTGCTGGTCCGGCAGGCACGTGCGGTCGGCCACCCCGCGGACAGCGACACCGGAGTGGCCGGGATGCCCAAGGCCAGCTGGAGCTCTGCCTGTTGTCATAGGGAAAGCTGGTGTTCAGCAGACTTCCCCAGCAgccctcttactttttttttaaagttccaccGCAGCTTTAGTTAAGACGACGCGTAGAGTGAGGCGGGGGAGaagtgtgtgtgcgcgcacgctcAGTGATTGTCAGTGTCAGGGAGGTTCCGAACATGCAGAGGgaccagggaaggaaaaggaattgtAACTATCGCCAGAGGCAGCCGCTGCTGTTCCCTGCGACTCTGTCGCAGCTTCTCCCAAGCACAGAAGAGTCCTGTTCGCAGTAGGACTCACACGGGTGTGAGGACGAGGTGGCTGTCCCGTGGCAGGGGGATAGGCCGCTCTGGCTCGGGCCGGGCGGGCCCGGCTCTCAGCGGAACCCCCTGTGTTTGGGCGCAGCCGGCCGGGAGGCCGAAGATATCGTGAATTGGCTGAAGAAGCGTACAGGCCCGGCCGCCGCCACGCTGCCTGACACGGCGGCCGCAGAGGCCTTGCTGGAGTCCAGCGAGGTGACCGTCATCGGCTTCTTCAAGGTAGAGGCTTGGGGGCTTCCTCTCGGGGCCTTCTTCCCCCTAGCGTGGGAGGACGGTTCCCCGCGGGCCGGGCCCGATGGGGACCCGCGGTGCCGGGGACTGTGGCCACCTCTACAGCTTCTCCTCTGTAGGACGTGGAGTCGGACTTTGCCAAGCAGTTCCTGCTGGCAGCGGAGGCCGTCGACGACATACCTTTTGGGATCACGTCCAACAGTGACGTGTTCTCCAGATACCAGCTGGCGGGGGACGGGGTCGTGCTCTTCAAGAAGGTGAGTGGCCCACCCTCGGCCCCACCCCGCGTGCTGAGATaccgtggggtggggggggctgcctTCCTTATCGCCCCGGGGCTGGTGGACCTTGGCCAGGCGGTGctgccccgccccagcccccaaCTCACCGAGGGCCAGTTGTGCAACGTTGTGCAACGTCCGGCCGGAGGAGCCGCTTGGATGCGGCCTTCAGACTTTGCGCCGTGGGGTTGCTGTGGCCCGCGTGGCGGCTGCTGGGCCGTGTCTAACGAGAGCACGGCCGCTCTGCAGGgttggctcttctttttttttaagattttatttatttatttgacagagatcacaagcaggcagagaggcaggcagagagagagagggggaagcaggctccccgctgagcagagagcccgacgcggggctcgatcccaggaccctgagatcatgacctgagccgaaggcagcggcttaacccactgagccacccaggcgcccccagggttGGCTTTTCTAAAAGAGACCGGGAAGAACGGCAGAGGTCGCGCCGTGACGGGTTCCAAGCACAGGATCATAATTTCGCAGGCAGTGCCGTGCGACCGGCACTCCTGCTTCCGTGGTGTCTTGCTCGCTGGAAACAGAGACTCTGAGCGTTGGCTCTTGGGAGGGTGTTCCCACTGCCAGCCCAGCCCGGCCCCCGTGGTATGGCGGGCACCGGTCCTGGGCCACGTGCCCTTCAGTTGCCTGCGCCGTTGCTGGGATGAGGCCTGGCTCCCATGACCCTTGGGTCACAGGGTCTTTCGATTTTCGTTTTAGCCACCACAGAGCCAGGTGGGCTGGCTGAACCCCCGTGAGGTCCAAGTACACTTTCCTGCCTTGGCCCATGGTGTGTCCGTGCGGTTCCGATGGCGCAGGCACTGGAGAGGGAGAACACTCCTGGAGAGTGGGGACGGGGCAGGAGGCATGTCCTCGGGGCTGGAGATCGGGTCTCTGAGTCCTGGTTTGTCTCTGTGGGAAGCAGACAGGTTCAGAGCTTCAATAGAGCAGGACAGTGTGTGGTCCAAAGGGGTGCCAGGCTCCAGGCGGGGGCCACTGTGTGTGCGCCCCCTCGCATGTGGGGCCGCTGGGCCAAGTGACCAAAGACAGGCCACGGTCAGCTCTCCGTAGTAACTGCTGCATCTGGCACTACGCCAGGCACTGGCAGGGGGGCCTACATGTCTCCCAGGCAGAGGACCGGGGACATGGTGGCTTGGGGTGGCTTTCTTCTGCTGTCCTTGCTGTTCCGCTGTTTCTGTGGTCCGTCCTGCCTGGGAGACCTCCAGGCGCTGCCTTCGCTCTCAAAGGGAGCGGCTTTGCTAGATTAGCCACTAGTCCTCGCACGGGTGCCCGGGAGATCCCAGTTACACGTCTGACGAGGGGAGCTCCTGGGAGCCCCTGGGGCATTGGAGGGGTGGGCctcagggtggcgggagtcttgGATTCTGAGGTTGAGGCTGACGGAGGAAGGAGTTTCTCTGATGCCACCGAGGCCAGTACGTTCTCCTGCGTCCACACAGTGCTCCCTCACCACCCTGAACGCGCAGAGCCCcagttgtctttttcttaagattttatttattcgtttgagagaggaaaagaagggagggagaggcaaagggagagggagaagcaggtcccacgctgagcagggagcctgatgcaggactcgatcccaggaccctgggaccatgacctgagctggaggcagatgcccACCCATCTGAGCACCCCCGGCGTCCCCAGAGCACCAGTTTTCATGCAGGACCTGGGGGTGCTCACGTGTCCGTGAGGGTCTGCGGAGGCTTCACGTGCAGGAGCTCAGTGCGTGAACCGACCGCCTTGTGCTTCCTGTGGTCCTTGCTCACAGGGCACAGCCGGCCCCCTTGGGTCTGATGCCAGTTGGGGGCAGCCTTGAGCAGAAGCCCGGTAGAGCCCAGGGACTTGGTGCTGTGAGGGTCAGCGGGAGTCACAGCTGCCGTCCAGTGGGCCACGCCACAGACGAGAGGAGGGAGGCTCAGGTCCAGCTCCTGAGCTCCTACCGGGCGGCCGCCTGTCTCCTGCGGGCTGATCAGCCCGGTTCCTCAAAGTGCGCTgggtcttcctctctgcccagggccgttggggggttgggggcatgCTGAGCCGCGTGGACAGGGCAGGCGGGCTCCCAGGAGTGGCCAGCAGCCGCTCACTGGAAGGATGGGGACTTGGGTCATGGGTCACTGCCTGTTGGACCTTTGGTTGGAGAGCTGCTTACACTGTGTCTTTGTCACGgggtttgctttttcttttttattctttgaagcTGGAGACCTAGGAGTAGCTGTGGGGCTAGGCTTCTCCTCCACTGCCTACAGCGACGAGCCTTTTGGGGACGTTCGTCGCTGGGGCCCGATGCAGCTGGCCTCTGCTGCTGTTCCTAGCTAGGTGAGAGCTGATTGTTTTTCACTAACGTAGACAGTGAGCATCGTGGGATGTGGTACCGTTACCGAAAAGATCATGTCTCGAGACAGGTGCGTGGGGCAACTCTGCTCTTCAGGCCTCGTGTGAAATCGGGCAGACCGCTCCCAGCGTGGGGGCAGACACAGTTCTGGGGAAGTGGCGGGCGCCGTGGCCTGTGTGCCGCTTGGGGGGCTCAGCAGCTTGCTGGGGGCACAGGCTTGGTGGGGCCCAGCCTCCTGGCTCCTCGCcgcctttccctcttctccatcccAGGTTTGGGGGAGAGCAAGCAGGCTTCAGTTTCGCCCGGGAGAGGGGCTCCCAGTGCCCAACCCTTGGTCCGGTCAACCTGAGCAGCCCCGTCATGGTCAGGATGGAGCTCTGGCTCGAGCGGAATGTTGGCGGGAGCGGGGAGTGGCTGCCTGCTCTTGCAGAAGTTcctttggggaagggaaggatggtAGTTTCTGTCCCTGGGTCTGATTTGTCAGTTCAGGGGGAAGGACGGAAGGCTCACCCGGGCAGGCTCAGGTCGCCGTCAGCCCGTCTGTGCACCCCATCCAGGGCCGCAGCTGCGGCTGGGCTCCCGTTGGGCCTCTCTGGGGAACAGCTCGGCCTTGCGCCTTTGGGCCCCGGGACTCCTCAAACTCTTCATGTTATTGGGGATCCCAGAGAACTGGAGTGGCTGCATGTTATACTTATTGGTTTTTATTGGGTAAGAAATTAGaactgagagtttttttttttttttctaaagattttatttatttgagaaagaggcagagggagaagcaggctccccgctgagcagggggcccaagcgggactggatgccaggaccctgagaccatgacccgagccgaaagcagatgcttcaccgactgagccacccaggggtgccCGGCTGGCATAGTCGGAAGAGCgggtgactcttgacctcagggttgagAGTTCCAGCCCCAGGTGGGGTGAGGAGGCGACTTAAACCTTGTCCATCTAAAACAAGTTACTTGTAGTGACCTGTGAAAGCCGGTTTTTCCACGCTGATTGCGGCTGGGCGGTGAGAGTGTTGGGTTTCCGGCAGTCACTGGCGTCTGCCTGGTGGAGGCAGCCCTGGCTGACCTCTGTCTCTCTGGACGTCCCTCATCTCCGCTTCTGTCCAAGGGCACAGCGGGCCCAGGAGAGGGTGTGTTCAGAGGCCGAGCAGGAAACTGCAGCCGCTGTGAAAGGCCGAGCGCCCTCCCCTTGGTGTCGCCgttgcctggggctggagagAGGCTGCCCTCTCTGCAGCTCGCCCCGGGCTGTTTCGTGCACAGAGGCGTGTGGCTTCTGCTCCctgttgctcaaccaactgagccacccaggcgtcccatccctGTTGCTCTTGAAGCCGGACTGGAAGGGGGCTGCCAGACCGCCAAGCCCAGGCTGCCCGTCGGGGGCGCCGCGGGAGGCTCTGGGAGCACCAGGGTCCTCCCGGCCCTCTCTGCATCCACAGTTCGACGAAGGCCGCAACAACTTTGAGGGGGACGTCACCAAAGAGAAGCTGCTAGACTTCATCAAGCACAACCAGCTGCCGCTGGTCATCGAGTTCACGGAGCAGGTGTGGCTCTCCTGTGGGTCCTGCGCCCTGAGGATGGGGTGGCGTGGGAGGGTCAcgaggtcctggtcccagggacCCCTCGATACGCAGTGTTGCCTCGGTGGCATCACAGCCACCGAGGGTATCTCATTAGCGGCTCAGTTCATGGCCCAGACCCAGTGCCCTCTGTTTACAACACAGACGGCCCCAAAGATCTTCGGAGGCGAAATCAAGACCCACATCCTGCTGTTCCTGCCTAAGAGCGTGCCCGACTACGACAGCAAGCTGAGCAGCTTCAAGACGGCCGCCCAGCGCTTCAAGGGGAAGGTGAGCCCTGGCGCACCTGCCGCGGGCGGAGGGCGGGAGCCCGGGAGCCGCTGCGGCCCCACCTGACTGTACCGCTTCCGCCCAGATCCTGTTCATCTTCATCGACAGCGACCACGCTGACAACCAGCGCATCCTCGAGTTCTTCGGCCTCAAGAAGGAGGAGTGCCCCGCCGTGCGCCTCATCACCCTGGAGGAGGAGATGACCAAGTACAAGCCGGAGTCCGACGAGCTGACGGCGGCGAAGATCGAGGAGTTCTGCCATCGCTTCCTGGAGGGCAAGATCAAGGTGGGGCAGCCGCGACCTGGCCTGTGCCGGCCTCTGGGCCCTCGGGGCTCCCCTGCTTAGGGAGCGCGGAGCAGCCAGCCCTCCAGGCAGGGTCCTCTCCTGCGGCTCTGAGGGCCGGTGTGGGGGCTCCGGGCGTCCATGACCCTgttcccctgccctccagccccacctcatGAGCCAGGAGCTGCCCGAAGACTGGGACAAGCAGCCTGTCAAGGTGCTGGTTGGGAAGAACTTTGAAGAAGTTGCCTTCGACGAGAAAAAGAACGTCTTTGTGGAATTCTGTAAGTGAAGTCCCTCCAATGCCCCTGGGCCTGTCTGCCCCGCGAGGACGTGCGCACAGGGGGCAGGCAGCGGGCGGCTCTGGGCCCAGCGCCTCGGCACGGCTCTCTTTCAGATGCCCCATGGTGTGGCCACTGCAAACAGCTGGCTCCCATTTGGGATAAGCTGGGAGAGACGTACAAGGACCACGAAAACATCATCATCGCCAAGATGGACTCCACGGCCAACGAGGTGGAGGCCGTGAAAGTGCACAGCTTCCCCACGCTGAAGTTCTTCCCCGCCGGCGCGGACAGCACGGTGCGCGGCCggccggggctggggggcggggggcggggcgctgCCCAGCTCCCTGACCCCGCACCCCCCCACAGGTCATCGACTACAACGGGGAGCGGACACTAGACGGTTTTAAGAAGTTCTTGGAGAGTGGTGGCCAGGACGGGGCCGGGGACGATGACGTGAGTGGGGGTCGGTGGGCGCCGCTGGAGGGGCATGCGTGTGTCCCTGGGCCAGGCGGAGCCACTCTCCCTGCAGAGCGCTCCGGGCGGTGGCCCTCAGGGGGTCTCGGAGTGCTGGTATTTGCTCCGGGCACCTTAGACTCCTCCCATAAGGCCCGCCCCCTGCCAGCCGGGACTCGGGCTCCTCCCCAGCTGGGTGGCTGAGGTGTCCTGCGGGACAGCAGCTTCGGCCTCGGGCGGCTGAGGCAAAGCAGAGGGTCGTCTgctgggtggagggtggggcagaagggGCAGCAGGCCTGCCAAGGGAGCACACCGTGAAGCTGGCGTAGGGCTGTCACTGGCCCCACAGACCCTGgaggctggggtcctgggctcccctCCCCGTCTTTCTTGTTGGTGGAAGGCCCCCTTGCGTCCCCTTATAGAGACCAGAGTTGTTCGCTTCTGTCTGTGTGGCCGGCTGGGCTGCAGGGCCCGGGTGCTGTGCCACCGGCCTGTCCCAGTGGGTTTCTTCatgtcctccctcctccaccccaggaTCTGGAAGATCTGGAAGAAGCGGAAGAGCCTGacctggaggaggaggacgacCAGAGAGCCGTGCGAGACGAGCTCTGAGGTGCAGCGTGCAGACCTGGCGCCCCAGacaccaccccgcccccccacgGCAGCGCCGCCCAGTGGCGCGGCCTCCGGAAGCCCGAGGACCCTCACGGGGAGGAGGGGACACCGACCGGAAATGCAGGGAATTTTTCTGAAGCAACACTTTATCCTAACACGTGTAAATTTAGACCCGCCTCTTACTTGTGCTTTTCAGTTTTTGGAAAGGAATTTCACTCTGGGCCAGCTCACTGTGGCgggctgttgtttttttttttaattgtgatgtaCTTTTTTGTACATGTTCTGTCCAAAGtgcttgttaaaatgtctctgaaTCTCATGCAGGTGAAGTCTCCTTCCTGTTAGGGTTTATACTATCACTTTAAGAAATTCCATTTGTGGGATTTTGAGACATTTTTGGACATCAGGGTGTCCCACTGTGGCCGGGCCTACCTGGAGACTCCTGTCCCCTGTGTGGgaggggccgggccgggccggccgggtccctctcccctcctgctggTACCGCGTGACGGAGCGTGGGTCTCGTGGTGTTGGCTTAGGTGGAGACTCTAGGTCTCCGTCACTGGGGCCTTGTACGACTGGAGGGGGTGGTGGATGCtggctgagcccagggcagacccGGGCAGCCCCCCTTCCTCCCCGAGCTAGGCTCCCCGGTGCTCTGTGACTTCCAGCACCGCCTGAGGCCTGCGGCAGGCACAACCAGAACCCTCCATTTCCAGGCTGCGCAACGGCCAAGGGTGCTTGAGCCGAACCACTTGCGGGCTGTTCTTCAGCCGTTTCTAACGATATTGGAATTGAATACATTGGCcaaataaagttgaaattttaCTACCTCTCGTCTCTGCTTCACAAGCTCTCCATGCGGCGGGGAGTGGGCCGGGGTTAGGCCTCTCCCCATTGGGGCAGCTTTCTCGGAGCGTGGGGCGTCCACGGAAGCCACAGGCGTGTCCCAGGTGGTCATTCGCCAAGCACGCACGGCCACAGGTGCTGCAgttggatgggggtgggggtctggtgCTGTCCTGGGGCATCCTGCTGCCTTGGGCCAGCGCCAAGGCTTCCTGCCGCTGGGGGTCTGACGAGGAACCAGCGGCATGCGCTTGGGCACGGGTGACCCGGTGGCATTGCTCTGCTCaccactgagccacactggtCAGGGTCACGTGTTCAAACAGCAAACAGCAAATCACCCaggttttaaaatgtgatttgacCAGTAGAACCTCAGCTCGCTTGGAGTTCATGCTGAGAGAACTGGTTTTCCTGGATGGCGGGCCCAGCTGCGGTGTGGGGCCAACAGTGTGTGGGAGCCCGATGGTGACTCCTTGGGACCCCAGGAAGTGTGCGGGCGCCTGTGGGTCCCTcttgagagcaggagaggggttCCACAACAGCTGGCAGGACTCTGATGGTCGCCCAGGCGTCCCCACCCGGGGCTTTGCATCTGTTGGTCTCTGAGCATGTCTACAGCAGCAGGTG includes the following:
- the P4HB gene encoding protein disulfide-isomerase isoform X2 — translated: MLRRALLCLALAVLMRAGAAAPEEEDHVLVLNKGNFEEALAAHKYLLVEFYAPWCGHCKALAPEYAKAAGKLKAEGSEIRLAKVDATEESDLAQQYGVRGYPTIKFFKNGDTAAPREYTAGREAEDIVNWLKKRTGPAAATLPDTAAAEALLESSEVTVIGFFKDVESDFAKQFLLAAEAVDDIPFGITSNSDVFSRYQLAGDGVVLFKKFDEGRNNFEGDVTKEKLLDFIKHNQLPLVIEFTEQTAPKIFGGEIKTHILLFLPKSVPDYDSKLSSFKTAAQRFKGKILFIFIDSDHADNQRILEFFGLKKEECPAVRLITLEEEMTKYKPESDELTAAKIEEFCHRFLEGKIKPHLMSQELPEDWDKQPVKVLVGKNFEEVAFDEKKNVFVEFYAPWSASLRPPFLAAAHRRAALADCPPSPLIPPRPCLPRSGRCCRAGPAVG
- the P4HB gene encoding protein disulfide-isomerase isoform X1 — its product is MLRRALLCLALAVLMRAGAAAPEEEDHVLVLNKGNFEEALAAHKYLLVEFYAPWCGHCKALAPEYAKAAGKLKAEGSEIRLAKVDATEESDLAQQYGVRGYPTIKFFKNGDTAAPREYTAGREAEDIVNWLKKRTGPAAATLPDTAAAEALLESSEVTVIGFFKDVESDFAKQFLLAAEAVDDIPFGITSNSDVFSRYQLAGDGVVLFKKFDEGRNNFEGDVTKEKLLDFIKHNQLPLVIEFTEQTAPKIFGGEIKTHILLFLPKSVPDYDSKLSSFKTAAQRFKGKILFIFIDSDHADNQRILEFFGLKKEECPAVRLITLEEEMTKYKPESDELTAAKIEEFCHRFLEGKIKPHLMSQELPEDWDKQPVKVLVGKNFEEVAFDEKKNVFVEFYAPWCGHCKQLAPIWDKLGETYKDHENIIIAKMDSTANEVEAVKVHSFPTLKFFPAGADSTVIDYNGERTLDGFKKFLESGGQDGAGDDDDLEDLEEAEEPDLEEEDDQRAVRDEL